Proteins from a genomic interval of Rhipicephalus microplus isolate Deutch F79 chromosome 6, USDA_Rmic, whole genome shotgun sequence:
- the LOC119168672 gene encoding protein phosphatase inhibitor 2 gives MTSSSTEISKDHPSTGRPGLRKSDSSTNARSILRSPKGGSKQTSPVSSNVSVKWNEESVKRTLHPRDKDYGLMKVSEPKTPFIYDEAKKKSPVSAEVLAQRIEALHSQTLNAARAQRENDANMSEAGRERQLEFEKKRKVHYDEFFAIKEAREKVKKGECEEQAEDEVAQEEAEKLAKAQEEEAKQKTAEARAKAGAAAMARAVAAAAAKAASTVAESDKKK, from the exons ATGACGAGCAGCTCGACCGAAATATCCAAGGACCACCCGTCCACTGGGCGACCCGGCCTGAGGAAGTCCGACTCGTCCACCAATGCAAGGAGCATCCTCCGATCCCCGAAGGGCGGCAGCAAGCA GACTTCTCCGGTGTCGTCAAACGTGTCCGTCAAGTGGAACGAGGAAAGCGTCAAGCGCACTTTACACCCGCGAGACAAGGACTACGGCCTGATGAAGGTGTCCGAGCCCAAGACGCCCTTCATTTACGACGAAGCCAAGAAAAAGAGCCCCGTCAGCGCCGAGGTTTTGGCGCAAAG AATAGAAGCCTTGCACTCCCAGACGCTGAATGCTGCCCGGGCCCAGCGTGAGAATGATGCAAACATGTCAGAAGCTGGGAGAG AACGCCAACTGGAGTTCGAGAAGAAGAGAAAGGTGCACTACGACGAATTCTTCGCCATCAAGGAAGCACGAGAGAAGGTGAAGAAGGGCGAGTGTGAGGAACAGGCCGAGGACGAGGTGGCCCAGGAGGAAGCCGAGAAGCTGGCCAAGGCCCAGGAAGAAGAGGCCAAGCAGAAGACAGCTGAGGCCAGGGCCAAGGCCGGGGCAGCGGCCATGGCAAGGGCGGTGGCGGCAGCGGCCGCAAAGGCGGCGTCAACAGTGGCTGAGAGCGACAAAAAGAAGTGA